A window of Procambarus clarkii isolate CNS0578487 chromosome 9, FALCON_Pclarkii_2.0, whole genome shotgun sequence contains these coding sequences:
- the LOC138362842 gene encoding cytochrome c-like: MGEREKGKKIFMQRCAQCHTVELNGKHKTGPNLNGLFSRQTGQASGYIYTYANKDKSITWDKKNLDIYLTNPKKFIPGTKMVFVGLKKKNERSDLIAYLETSTK; the protein is encoded by the coding sequence atgggtgagagggaaaaaggcaagaagatctttatgcagaggtgtgcacagtgtcacactgttgaatTAAACGGCAAGCACAAAACTGGACCCAATCTCAATGGCCTCTTTAGCCGCCAAACTGGTCAGGCTTCTGGCTATATTTACACTTATGCCAACAAGGACAAGAGTATCACGTGGGACAAAAAAAATCTGGATATCTACTTGACCAACCCCAAGAAATTTATTCCAGGCACAAAGATGGTGTTCGTTGGtcttaagaagaagaatgagcgttcagacttgattgcttacctggaaacctccaccaagtag